The Pseudomonadota bacterium genomic sequence AAGAATACGTCCTGCAATACGCTCAGGGTGAAAGCTTTCCATTGCATCAAGCTTTTCGCCAGTCCCTATGAGCTTAATCGGGCAACCAGTGGTTGCCCGCATCGAGAGTGCTGCACCTCCCCGAGAGTCACCATCAACCCGTGTCAAGACAATTCCCGTAAGATCAATGCGTTGTTTAAACTGTTCGGCCGTATTAACAGCATCTTGACCAGTCATAGCATCGGCAATTAGCAATGTTTCTAGAGGTTTGACCTGGGCATGGATGGATGACAATTCAGCCATCAAAGCTTCATCAACAGCAAGACGGCCTGCTGTATCCAGCATGACTGCATCATAGCCACCAAGCGATCCAGCCTGCATCGCACGTTTAGTGATTTCTAGAGGCGGCTGACCCTCTATTATAGGTAGGGTCGTAATTCCCGCTTGTTCACCTAAAATTCTAAGCTGTTCTTGTGCTGCTGGTCTGGCAACATCAAGAGACGCCATCAGGACCTTTTGGTTTTCTTTTTCGGACAGATACTTACTAATTTTTGCACTGGTAGTCGTTTTCCCTGAACCCTGAAGACCCACCATTAGATAAGCACCTGGTGGATTTAGCGGGGTTTGTACCTTTATATCGTCGCTTCCCAAAGTATCTACCAAGGCATCGTGCACAGCCTTGATAACCATTTGACCGGGAGTTACTGATTTCAGAACTTTCTCGCCAATAGCTTCCGATTTCACTTTTTTGATGAGATCGCGCGCTACAGGTAACGCCACGTCGGCCTCTAATAATGCAATTCGAACGTCGCGTAGGGCTAAATCGACATCTTTTTCTTTTAATGTACCGCGGCGTTTAAGACCTTCAAAGACCTCATTCAACCGCCCTGATAAAGAATCGAACATGACCGCTCTCACCCAAACATTTATACCAAAACCCAAGGATCGCTAGTGAGCGAAACTCGCTGACTAACGGGGCCCCTCAGGACCAGTTTTTTCTTAATAAGAAATTGGCGCGAAGTTGTACGATTGGCAGACGCCCAAGTCAAGGAACATCCATCTAATTTTCGATTCTAAAATCATTGGACTTCTAACCTTTTCAGGCCATAAATGGTGTATAAAAATAGAACAGGGACAAATGATGACATTATTCGTCAAGATGCATGGGCTAGGAAACGATTTTGTCGTTATAGATCAGAGGGAAGAGACCCAAGAAACCCTTTGGATTTCTGAGGACCAGATCCGCTTAATTACCGATCGACGCCGCGGCGTGGGATGCGACCAGGTAGTTTTTATTTATCCCGCCAGAAGTTCCGGAGCATTCGCGCGCTTGCGATTTTTTAATGCCGATGGGAGTGAATCAGATGCCTGTGGAAATGCCTCCCGCTGTGTCGCCTCGCATCTAATGAATCTTTCAAACAAATCAGAAATAATCTTGGAAACCAGCGACAACATTCTTCACGCTACTACAACGGGGGGAAACCTAGTAACTATTGACATGGGATCACCCAAACTTGATTGGACTGATATACCCATGTCAAAACCATGTGATACCCATCGCTTACCTATCTCAGAGGGGAAACTACGTGACCCAGTCGGAGTCAGTATGGGCAACCCGCATTGTATATTCATTGTGGAAGATGCGGAGAAAGTAAATCTGACAGAAGCCGGACCTAAGATTGAGAATCATGCGTTATTCCCCGACCGTACTAATGTTGGGGTGGTAAGCAAAATTTCAGCTAAAAGTTTTAGGCTGCGTGTCTGGGAAAGAGGAGTAGGGGTCACCGAGTCATGTGGAACAGGTGCTTGCGCAGCCGCTGTAGCTATTTATAGGCGTGAAATCGGTGGGCGTGAGGTAATGATCGAAATGGATGGAGGTCAGTTAAGCATTCATTGGCGAAAAGAGGATGACCATGTGTTAATGACTGGGCCAGTCGAAACAAGCTTTATTGGCGAGTTAATGCTATGAAAAGCAAACAAAGTCAGCCCGATGTTTTAACGTTCGGCTGTCGCCTAAACACATTCGAAAGCCAAATAATAAAAGATAATTTGAGTGTTTCAGCAAATGAAAATACCGTAGTGTTTAACACCTGCGCGGTCACTGCAGAAGCGGAAAGACAAGCTCGACAGGCTATTCGCAAAGTGAGACGCGAGCGTCCAGATGCGCATATTGTTGTAACTGGCTGCGCAGCGCAAATCAAACCGGAGCGGTACGCATCGATGGACGAGGTTGATCTCGTCCTAGGTAATGTTGAAAAACTTCAACCAGGTGCCTTTGCAATTCAGCAAAGAGAAAAGGCTCAAGTTAATGATATCATGTCAGTCACAGAAACCGCGAGCCATTTAATCACTGGTTTAGAAAACAGAGCCCGCGCCTTCGTGCAGATCCAGAATGGCTGCAATCACCGCTGTACCTTTTGCATAATACCCTTTGGCCGCGGCAATAGCCGTTCGGTGCCAATGGGTGTCATAGCTCAACAAATTCGTAAATTAGTGGAGGCCGGGTATCACGAGGTAGTTCTTACTGGCGTAGATATAACGTCATATGGAGCTGATCTTCCCGGTAAACCCGGCCTAGGGCAGCTGATACGTAGACTTTTGAAACAAGTTCCAGACCTATCTCGGCTTCGCCTTTCATCGATAGATTCCTTTGAGATCGATGAGGTTCTTATGCGCACTCTTGCAGAAGAACAGCGCTTAATGCCGCACCTACATCTGTCTCTACAATCTGGCAGTGACATGATCCTAAAACGAATGAAGCGCCGCCATACACGGCTCGACTCTATCCGCACATGCGAAATGATAAAAAATTTGAGACCCGATGTTGTATTTGGTGCAGACCTAATTGCAGGATTCCCAACAGAAACCGATGAGATGTTCAATGATAGCCTTTCTTTAATAAAAGATTGCGGACTGACTTGGCTTCATATCTTCCCCTATTCTGCCCGCCCAGGCACACCAGCGGCG encodes the following:
- the ffh gene encoding signal recognition particle protein yields the protein MFDSLSGRLNEVFEGLKRRGTLKEKDVDLALRDVRIALLEADVALPVARDLIKKVKSEAIGEKVLKSVTPGQMVIKAVHDALVDTLGSDDIKVQTPLNPPGAYLMVGLQGSGKTTTSAKISKYLSEKENQKVLMASLDVARPAAQEQLRILGEQAGITTLPIIEGQPPLEITKRAMQAGSLGGYDAVMLDTAGRLAVDEALMAELSSIHAQVKPLETLLIADAMTGQDAVNTAEQFKQRIDLTGIVLTRVDGDSRGGAALSMRATTGCPIKLIGTGEKLDAMESFHPERIAGRILGMGDVVSLVERVNESVEEAEAERLAAKAKKGQMDFNDMADQLRQVSNMGGLSGLMGMLPGVGKMKKQMTEANVDEKMILHQQAIIQSMTPTERLKPKIIQASRKRRIAAGSGTTVQEVNKLLKQLTTLNKMMKKMGKMGHKGLSRNGLSGLGMPSLPPGFSGRLT
- the dapF gene encoding diaminopimelate epimerase → MTLFVKMHGLGNDFVVIDQREETQETLWISEDQIRLITDRRRGVGCDQVVFIYPARSSGAFARLRFFNADGSESDACGNASRCVASHLMNLSNKSEIILETSDNILHATTTGGNLVTIDMGSPKLDWTDIPMSKPCDTHRLPISEGKLRDPVGVSMGNPHCIFIVEDAEKVNLTEAGPKIENHALFPDRTNVGVVSKISAKSFRLRVWERGVGVTESCGTGACAAAVAIYRREIGGREVMIEMDGGQLSIHWRKEDDHVLMTGPVETSFIGELML
- the mtaB gene encoding tRNA (N(6)-L-threonylcarbamoyladenosine(37)-C(2))-methylthiotransferase MtaB, with amino-acid sequence MKSKQSQPDVLTFGCRLNTFESQIIKDNLSVSANENTVVFNTCAVTAEAERQARQAIRKVRRERPDAHIVVTGCAAQIKPERYASMDEVDLVLGNVEKLQPGAFAIQQREKAQVNDIMSVTETASHLITGLENRARAFVQIQNGCNHRCTFCIIPFGRGNSRSVPMGVIAQQIRKLVEAGYHEVVLTGVDITSYGADLPGKPGLGQLIRRLLKQVPDLSRLRLSSIDSFEIDEVLMRTLAEEQRLMPHLHLSLQSGSDMILKRMKRRHTRLDSIRTCEMIKNLRPDVVFGADLIAGFPTETDEMFNDSLSLIKDCGLTWLHIFPYSARPGTPAARMPQHPKKLRQERAAKLRKAGKKAEQTFFSSLVGKKARVIVEQGKLGRSEQFAPILLDQEAPEGALLEVKITGVSEGRLTAKVRGAA